The Lonchura striata isolate bLonStr1 chromosome 5, bLonStr1.mat, whole genome shotgun sequence genome window below encodes:
- the LOC110475200 gene encoding lactosylceramide 4-alpha-galactosyltransferase encodes MRLEGSSEIILKQPRINFCIWLQAILGEHTLAGERMLRTPSCLLKLTRVVLSHKPWALFLLIIGFLSFAYDKLYWGVWEDPKSRAPTHSLSAENSCAHYVPSALNIAAGPSPPTGNVFFVETSEQTSPGYLFSCSVESAARTHPTSRVVVLMKGLAKGKASLPKHWAFSLLSCFPNVEIRPLDLMELFSGTPLKRWYLWPLRHWEPYFLPVLSDACRIVLMWKFGGIYLDTDFIVLKNLENLTNALGIQDDYELNGAFLSFKAKHKFMELCMQDFVQNYNGWVWGHQGPELLTRVFKKWCSLGTIKSMNCKGVSALAQEVVYPIPWQNWKKLFEAVSALEFQKLLKNTYAVHIWNKLSHGTKLEIPSQALLAQLYAQFCPATYAKMKQDSEVLSRRAV; translated from the exons ATGAGATTGGAAGGGAGTTCAGAGATCATTTTGAAACAACCCAGAATTAATTTCTGCATCTGGCTACAG GCTATCTTGGGAGAGCATACTCTGGCTGGAGAAAGAATGCTCAGGACGCCCAGCTGCCTCCTAAAGCTGACCAGGGTGGTGCTCAGCCACAAGCCCTGGGCCCTGTTTCTCCTCATCATTGGGTTTCTATCCTTTGCCTACGACAAGTTGTACTGGGGCGTCTGGGAGGACCCAAAGAGCAGAGCCCCCACCCACAGCTTGTCTGCTGAGAACAGCTGTGCTCACTATGTGCCTTCTGCCCTCAACATTGCTGCTGGGCCCTCTCCTCCCACAGGAAATGTGTTTTTTGTGGAGACCTCAGAGCAAACTTCCCCAGGTTACCTGTTCTCGTGCTCTGTGGAGTCAGCGGCCAGGACACACCCCACATCAAGAGTTGTGGTGCTCATGAAAGGCTTGGCCAAAGGGAAAGCCTCCTTACCCAAGCACTGGGCTTTCTCCTTGCTGAGCTGCTTCCCCAACGTGGAAATCCGGCCCCTGGACTTGATGGAGCTCTTTTCTGGAACGCCTCTGAAAAGGTGGTACTTATGGCCACTGCGGCACTGGGAGCCTTATTTTTTGCCTGTCCTCTCTGATGCCTGCAGAATCGTCCTCATGTGGAAATTTGGAGGCATCTACCTGGATACAGACTTCATTGTGCTGAAGAACTTGGAGAATCTCACCAATGCCCTTGGGATTCAGGATGACTATGAACTGAATGGggcctttctttcctttaaagCCAAGCACAAATTCATGGAGCTTTGTATGCAGGACTTTGTGCAGAATTACaatggctgggtctgggggcaccAGGGCCCAGAGCTCCTAACTCGTGTCTTCAAGAAATGGTGCTCCCTCGGGACTATCAAGAGCATGAACTGCAAAGGTGTGAGTGCTCTTGCCCAAGAAGTTGTTTATCCTATTCCCTGGCAGAACTGGAAGAAGTTGTTTGAGGCAGTCAGTGCCTTGGAGTTTCAGAAACTCCTTAAGAACACCTATGCAGTGCACATTTGGAACAAACTGAGCCACGGGACCAAGTTAGAGATCCcctcccaggctctgctggctcagctCTATGCCCAGTTCTGCCCTGCCACCTATGCAAAGATGAAGCAGGACTCTGAAGTGTTGTCCAGGCgtgcagtgtga